From the genome of Pseudomonas sp. Teo4, one region includes:
- a CDS encoding WbqC family protein, translating to MKLAIMQPYLFPYAGYFNLLEQVDHFVFYDDVNFIKGGWINRNRLILSGEVNYFTVPLQGASPNLKINQIRVQPRKVWERKVLESIRQSYSKAPNFHFCFDLIKDVFDTESEQIAVLAKRSVIKVSERLGYSNVFTDSSEKYGNSLLSGAERVIDICKLEGASTYINLPGGKALYDQLSFAKAGVELRFSRPALVSYEQFGKNFEAGLSIIDMMMFNSFEECVALIAQERSE from the coding sequence GTGAAGCTGGCGATTATGCAGCCTTATTTGTTTCCGTATGCGGGCTATTTTAATCTGCTTGAGCAAGTGGATCATTTCGTTTTTTATGATGATGTCAATTTCATCAAGGGTGGGTGGATTAACCGCAATCGCCTGATTTTATCAGGAGAAGTAAATTACTTCACGGTTCCATTACAAGGCGCCAGCCCTAATCTAAAAATCAATCAGATCAGAGTTCAGCCCAGAAAAGTATGGGAGCGAAAGGTTCTAGAAAGTATTCGTCAGTCGTATTCCAAGGCGCCGAACTTCCACTTTTGTTTTGATCTGATTAAAGATGTTTTTGATACTGAATCTGAACAGATAGCCGTACTTGCAAAGCGAAGTGTGATTAAAGTATCAGAGCGGCTAGGCTATTCTAATGTGTTCACCGATAGCTCAGAGAAATATGGAAATAGTTTGCTGTCAGGTGCTGAGCGTGTCATAGATATTTGTAAGCTTGAAGGTGCGTCGACCTATATAAATCTTCCTGGCGGCAAGGCACTATATGATCAACTTAGTTTTGCCAAGGCTGGTGTTGAGTTACGATTCAGTCGGCCGGCTCTAGTAAGTTATGAACAGTTCGGCAAAAATTTTGAGGCGGGGCTGTCGATCATAGATATGATGATGTTCAATAGCTTTGAAGAGTGCGTAGCACTGATTGCCCAGGAGCGATCTGAGTGA
- a CDS encoding GNAT family N-acetyltransferase codes for MRHAFMDLNLNRVYLTVLENNARALSLYKKVGFKVEGTLRQAVFKNGEYCNMTQMSILADDYRSFGKLDT; via the coding sequence TTGCGTCACGCTTTTATGGATTTGAACCTGAATAGAGTTTATTTGACAGTTTTGGAAAACAACGCCCGTGCGTTGTCATTGTACAAAAAAGTTGGGTTTAAAGTTGAGGGTACCCTACGGCAAGCTGTGTTTAAAAATGGTGAGTATTGTAATATGACTCAAATGTCAATTTTGGCCGATGACTATCGTTCTTTCGGTAAATTGGATACTTAA
- a CDS encoding REP-associated tyrosine transposase, which yields MPKPHGCMLRRARYSEPGRLYMLTTVTHQRRPLFQDFRFARLVIHNLRHTEHKHHCRSLAWVVMPDHVHWLIELRDVTLGALMRGFKSRSSNTLHKAGVKATPVWQAGYHDRALRRDDDVLKIARYIVANPIRAGLVAKVGDYPHWDAVWL from the coding sequence ATGCCCAAACCTCATGGCTGCATGCTTCGCCGGGCAAGGTACTCTGAGCCAGGCAGGCTCTACATGCTTACCACCGTAACCCACCAACGTCGCCCGCTTTTTCAAGACTTTCGTTTTGCGCGCCTGGTCATTCACAACCTTCGCCATACCGAACATAAGCATCATTGTCGATCGCTAGCCTGGGTCGTGATGCCTGACCATGTGCATTGGTTGATTGAATTGAGGGATGTGACGCTAGGCGCACTGATGCGAGGGTTCAAATCCCGGTCCAGCAATACACTGCACAAGGCCGGGGTAAAGGCCACGCCGGTCTGGCAGGCGGGATATCACGACCGAGCCCTGCGTCGTGATGATGATGTCTTGAAGATAGCCAGGTATATCGTCGCCAATCCGATCAGGGCCGGATTGGTTGCCAAGGTCGGCGATTATCCACATTGGGATGCGGTGTGGTTATGA
- a CDS encoding lipopolysaccharide assembly protein LapA domain-containing protein: MRNLKRALAALFVLLLAAVVLFFVLENQQTVSLVLFGWAAPAMPVAVLVLAALVVGLAVGPLLGAYGVLRSKRKIRASARQAALSGN, from the coding sequence ATGCGTAACCTCAAGCGCGCCTTGGCGGCGTTGTTCGTGCTGCTGTTGGCGGCTGTGGTGCTGTTCTTCGTGCTGGAGAACCAGCAGACCGTGTCCCTGGTCCTGTTCGGCTGGGCGGCGCCGGCGATGCCGGTGGCTGTGCTGGTGCTGGCTGCACTGGTGGTTGGCTTGGCCGTTGGCCCATTGCTCGGTGCCTACGGCGTATTGCGCAGCAAGCGCAAAATCCGCGCATCCGCCCGGCAAGCAGCCCTGAGTGGCAATTGA
- a CDS encoding NAD-dependent epimerase/dehydratase family protein has product MQDDWPALLQRVRQASGPDGAYAAVIPKWTAAMINGEDVFINGDGQTSRDFCYIENTVQANLLAATATDEQALNQVYNVAVSGRTDLNQLFAALRGTLADNGVDYNREPVYRDFRAGDVRHSQADISKARRLLGYEPEFDIESGISQAMPWYVKFLK; this is encoded by the coding sequence ATTCAAGACGATTGGCCTGCGTTACTTCAACGTGTTCGGCAAGCGTCAGGACCTGATGGCGCCTATGCTGCAGTGATCCCCAAGTGGACGGCCGCCATGATCAACGGTGAGGATGTCTTCATCAATGGAGATGGCCAGACCAGTCGTGATTTCTGCTACATCGAAAATACTGTGCAGGCCAATCTGCTCGCAGCTACAGCGACCGACGAGCAGGCGCTCAATCAGGTCTATAACGTGGCAGTCAGTGGGCGTACGGACCTGAATCAGCTGTTTGCAGCGTTGCGTGGTACGCTCGCGGATAATGGCGTTGACTATAACAGGGAGCCGGTTTACCGCGACTTCCGCGCAGGTGACGTCAGGCATTCCCAGGCCGATATCAGCAAGGCGCGTCGACTGCTCGGCTATGAGCCCGAGTTCGACATCGAAAGCGGCATCAGCCAGGCCATGCCGTGGTATGTGAAGTTCCTTAAGTAG
- a CDS encoding glycosyltransferase family 2 protein, translating into MDFSSVRWVALSQIAGVGIVALIVSFGFSANYQSLRASLKRGDMRGPLKVSVCIVTYNQERYIAQCLQSIVDQEVSFDFEVLVSDDASSDRTPEIISEFSRQYPDLIKPFLHKKIWVLGLILSLCMIKLKVNI; encoded by the coding sequence ATGGACTTCTCCAGTGTGAGATGGGTGGCGCTATCGCAAATAGCGGGTGTCGGTATAGTTGCGCTGATTGTATCATTTGGCTTTTCAGCGAACTACCAGTCTCTTCGAGCCAGCTTGAAAAGGGGTGATATGCGCGGACCGTTGAAAGTATCTGTATGTATCGTAACGTACAATCAGGAACGATACATTGCTCAATGTTTGCAAAGTATTGTGGATCAAGAGGTTAGCTTTGATTTTGAGGTGTTGGTTAGTGATGATGCTTCATCTGACCGTACCCCAGAAATTATTTCAGAGTTCTCCAGACAATATCCGGATTTAATTAAGCCATTCCTGCACAAAAAAATCTGGGTGCTGGGGCTAATTTTGTCTTTGTGCATGATCAAGCTCAAGGTGAATATATAG
- a CDS encoding NAD-dependent epimerase/dehydratase family protein yields the protein MNTYQALNQELASHPRTWLVTGVAGFIGSNLLETLLKLGQKVIGLDNFATGHQRNLEEVKSLVSAQQWAAFTFIEGDIRKLEDCQRACAGVDYVLHQAALGSVPRSINDPITTNSTNIDGFLNMLVAARDAGVKSFTYAASSSTYGDHPGLPKVEETIGKPLSPYAVTKYVNELYAEVFARTYGFKTIGLRYFNVFGKRQDLMAPMLQ from the coding sequence ATGAATACCTACCAAGCATTGAATCAAGAGCTCGCCAGCCATCCGCGCACATGGCTCGTTACTGGGGTTGCCGGATTCATCGGCTCGAATTTGCTCGAAACCTTGCTCAAGCTCGGCCAGAAAGTCATCGGCCTGGACAATTTTGCCACTGGCCATCAGCGTAATCTGGAAGAAGTCAAAAGCTTGGTCTCGGCTCAGCAGTGGGCGGCTTTCACGTTCATAGAGGGCGATATTCGCAAGCTGGAAGACTGCCAGCGCGCGTGCGCTGGGGTTGATTACGTCTTGCACCAGGCGGCCCTTGGCTCTGTACCTCGCTCGATCAATGATCCCATCACCACGAACAGCACCAATATCGATGGTTTTCTCAATATGCTGGTCGCCGCCCGTGATGCTGGTGTGAAGAGCTTCACATACGCTGCGAGCAGTTCAACCTATGGCGACCACCCAGGTTTGCCAAAAGTTGAAGAGACGATTGGCAAACCGCTTTCTCCCTATGCGGTGACTAAGTACGTCAACGAACTGTATGCCGAAGTCTTTGCTCGGACCTACGGATTCAAGACGATTGGCCTGCGTTACTTCAACGTGTTCGGCAAGCGTCAGGACCTGATGGCGCCTATGCTGCAGTGA
- a CDS encoding lipopolysaccharide biosynthesis protein — protein MAQSVQCVCRLLRFLAVFASMYLYGYTAKVFFVHQLVVAAIEYLGLLIMARHLLPALGDDANSVGWSVTPVKPLLKFSLSIAFTSSVWVLVTQSDKLVLSGILPLAEYGHFTLAVLVASGIMVLSGPVSNALLPRMARLYAENKPKELIELYRRSTRFIAMIIGAVTIVLAMCAKPLLIVWTGDLELASTAAPILTLYAWGNGLLALAAFPYYLQYAKGNLKYHLVGSVITVGVLIPAIVFSASNFGGVGAGWAWLLVNALFFFVWVTYTHYRLEPGLQWRWLGLDCMKTLLPTVIVVWGW, from the coding sequence ATGGCTCAGTCTGTTCAATGTGTTTGTCGCCTCCTCCGTTTTCTCGCTGTTTTTGCTTCGATGTATTTATATGGATATACAGCGAAGGTGTTTTTTGTCCATCAGTTGGTTGTCGCGGCTATCGAGTATCTCGGTCTTTTAATTATGGCACGACACTTACTGCCCGCGCTTGGGGATGATGCAAATAGTGTGGGCTGGTCGGTCACTCCAGTTAAGCCCTTGCTTAAATTTTCTTTAAGTATCGCGTTCACTTCCTCAGTGTGGGTACTTGTCACGCAGTCCGACAAATTGGTGCTTTCAGGGATTTTGCCACTAGCGGAATATGGTCATTTCACCTTGGCTGTGCTGGTGGCAAGCGGGATTATGGTTCTCAGCGGGCCAGTCAGCAACGCATTGCTGCCGCGAATGGCGAGACTCTATGCTGAAAACAAACCTAAAGAATTGATCGAGCTATACCGTAGAAGCACAAGATTTATAGCAATGATAATCGGTGCAGTTACGATAGTTTTGGCAATGTGCGCTAAGCCCTTATTGATAGTCTGGACTGGAGATTTAGAACTCGCGAGCACAGCCGCCCCTATCCTGACACTATATGCTTGGGGTAACGGCTTGTTGGCGTTGGCGGCCTTCCCCTACTATTTGCAGTACGCAAAAGGAAATTTAAAATATCACCTCGTTGGTAGTGTGATCACTGTCGGTGTTTTGATTCCTGCAATAGTCTTTTCCGCCTCTAACTTTGGTGGCGTTGGGGCAGGGTGGGCTTGGTTGCTGGTTAATGCGTTATTCTTCTTTGTTTGGGTGACCTATACGCATTATAGACTGGAGCCAGGACTGCAGTGGCGGTGGCTAGGGCTTGATTGTATGAAAACGTTGCTCCCTACCGTAATAGTTGTTTGGGGGTGGTAA
- a CDS encoding DegT/DnrJ/EryC1/StrS family aminotransferase codes for MSEKPVYVTQPFLPALEDFVPYLEKIWDNKILTNGGPMHQQLEQALCEYLGVEHVALFNNGTIALLTALQALRVTGEVITTPYSFVATAHSLLWNGIKPVFADIDPRTLNLDPEKIEAAITPQTTAIMPVHCYGNPCDVQAIQKIADNYNLRVIYDAAHAFGVEDAGGSILRHGDLSVLSFHATKVFNTFEGGAIICPDAKTKKRIDQLKNFGFVDEVTVVAPGINGKMSEINAAFGLLQLQHIDTAMHRRRSIDLQYRQGLAGVTGIRLVEDAGQRVANHSYFPLLVESDYPLGRDELYEKLKANNIFSRRYFYPLISDFPMYRGMKSAHRENLPVAAKISEKVLCLPIYPMLEDSSVQEIISIIKAV; via the coding sequence ATGAGCGAAAAACCAGTTTACGTCACCCAGCCATTTCTACCAGCGTTGGAAGATTTTGTTCCTTACCTGGAGAAAATTTGGGATAACAAGATACTCACCAACGGCGGGCCAATGCACCAGCAGTTGGAGCAAGCGCTCTGTGAGTATCTTGGTGTTGAGCATGTCGCGTTGTTCAATAACGGGACCATTGCGCTACTGACTGCACTCCAGGCCCTGCGTGTGACAGGCGAAGTCATTACTACGCCATATTCGTTTGTGGCCACTGCGCATTCCTTGTTGTGGAACGGTATAAAGCCAGTTTTCGCTGATATTGATCCGCGCACACTGAATCTGGACCCAGAAAAAATCGAAGCAGCCATCACGCCCCAGACCACAGCTATCATGCCTGTGCACTGTTATGGCAATCCTTGTGATGTGCAGGCAATCCAGAAAATTGCCGACAACTACAATCTACGTGTGATCTACGACGCTGCGCATGCGTTTGGTGTAGAGGACGCAGGCGGCAGTATATTGCGTCATGGCGATTTGAGTGTCTTGAGCTTCCACGCTACCAAGGTATTCAACACGTTTGAAGGTGGCGCAATCATTTGCCCCGACGCCAAGACCAAGAAGCGTATTGATCAGTTGAAGAACTTTGGGTTTGTTGACGAAGTTACAGTGGTTGCACCTGGCATCAACGGAAAAATGAGCGAGATCAATGCGGCGTTTGGTTTGCTCCAATTGCAGCACATCGATACTGCTATGCACCGTCGTAGGTCCATAGACCTGCAGTATCGTCAAGGGCTAGCTGGGGTGACTGGCATAAGGTTGGTTGAAGATGCAGGGCAGCGGGTTGCAAACCACTCTTACTTTCCGCTGCTAGTAGAGTCTGACTATCCGTTGGGGCGCGATGAGCTTTATGAAAAGCTCAAGGCAAATAATATATTCTCACGCCGTTATTTCTATCCGCTAATAAGTGATTTCCCGATGTACCGCGGCATGAAGTCAGCACATAGGGAGAACCTCCCGGTTGCCGCTAAAATTTCTGAAAAAGTACTCTGTCTTCCAATTTATCCGATGCTGGAGGATTCTTCTGTGCAGGAAATTATTTCTATTATTAAGGCGGTCTGA
- a CDS encoding Wzz/FepE/Etk N-terminal domain-containing protein — MRNERERLVGDEEIDLFELVAGLWKQKVLIILTAVIVTGAAVAYALLATPIYEAS, encoded by the coding sequence ATGCGCAATGAACGTGAGCGCCTGGTTGGTGATGAAGAGATTGATCTGTTTGAGCTAGTTGCGGGGCTGTGGAAACAGAAAGTATTGATCATTTTGACGGCCGTCATAGTGACTGGAGCGGCTGTAGCTTACGCCCTGCTGGCTACACCAATTTACGAAGCTAGTTAG